catatatttctctctaacacacatccCCAGGGAAGCACCCCGAAGCAGCTCtccatctcccaggtacctatttacatctaggtgaacaggtgcatcagggtgtgtgtgagtgctgtCCAGAACACGAAGCTAGGTGGAAAATAAAACTTCTAGTGACTCCAGTgctggtacatatatatatacatacaaatatatatatatatatatatatatatatatatatatatatatatatatatatatatatatatatatatatatatatatatatatatatatatatatatatatatatataactgcaaGGGGCAACGTTGTTGTCTTCTCAACAATGCATGACCTTGGAGGATAAAAATATCACTGAAGTCCAAATaaaggaccacacacacacacacacacacacacacacacacacacacacacacacacacacacacacacacacacacacacaccggttgcCTAATAATTGATGATCAAAATTGTCGGGTGGTAGTACATTTCTTAAGATTGCAGTGGAGTGAAAAAAATGATCGAGCATATAGCAGTCTGTGCTGGGATTATCGATAAACACACTGAATCTGTTGCAAAATATGGTATAAGTATTTCATGACCCTTCTTTTAGACGAGGAGACTGGCAGGTTGCTGAGAGCAGGATAACTCGAAGTAGTGCATGAGAAGTGAAAGTAATTCACGTTTGCGGTGAGAGGCAAATGCCTCAGTCTTCTGAACTGCATAAATAATTTCGTGCCAGCTAAccccacatgtaagaaaagtagtCTAAACAAGGGTGAGTCAGACTTTTCCAAACTGAAGTAACTGCAAGTGCATTAAAATTATGATAAAAATCTGAGGAAATTTCCAGTTTGAAAGGTCCAAAAACCATGAAGCGTTAAATGATTCCCGCATCAGTATTACTCAGCTTGTAAGATGgggaaaaaatatatgtatatatatatatatatatgtaatgagtGCAGGAGTGTACCAAACCTGTTCTGGTCGCCACGGGCAACAAACTCCACAAAAACTGGTTTCCTGGCAGTGGCCTTCCTCCCGCCGGACCTCACACCTCAGCTGTCATGTTCCGctctgttcatacatatatactcTTGACTCACGACACTCCCAGACTGGCTACGAACGGCTTCAGTAAAGAACACGTTGATTTTCTGTCGTACTAGCAGATTTAGTGACACAAATGGATTCACTGACGCCCAAACAGCTTCAGTAACGCACAGATGGATGCACTCACGAATCAGCAGATTTAGTAATCCAGAAATTTATTCGAGGACGCAGAAACAGCTTCCGTGATGCACTAATTTATTCACGGACCTATAAACATTGACGTATAAACAGCTTTAGTGAAGCATGATCAGCTTCAGTAACGCATAAAAAACTTCACCGTCGCACGAATAATTCAAAATCAAATTGAAATATTGTTGTATTGtaatacaacttgtaataaattgtaataaaaataatattgatcAAAAACAATAATTCAAAATCTATTGTTTCGGAATGAAGAACTATCAAGTTACATCATTCTATTTCTAACAAATTAAGTTACATTTCCTTCGAAATTTCCCAAATTGCTATAAAAAAAGCTAATATCACGAATTATATCCTTAACGAAATACTTCGAAAATATCTTTGCGTTAACGAGAAAACTAACCTTGTGTTATGAAAATCACGGTCCAGGTGAATCGGTCCGAGGAAGAGAGCGACAGTATTTGTAGGCTCCTAGGCTTCTCTGCCCCTCTTTCGTGTGTCTCCAAACGAAGCTTCAAATCAACTGAAGATTTAAAGAAGACCAGTTTTGAGATTGGACACAGCGTCTGTGCCGGTGTTCCCCGTCAACCTGTCATAAAGTCCCATGGTCGGGGAGGTGGTTgagaggagaagaggaggaagaggtctaTCAGCAAAAAAATATGAGGACGAGATTGAGCGAGAAAGTGTAAAAAGATGCACAAAAAAATTGGGGCAGACGCCTGTCGTAAACTTGGGTgggagtgggagtgtgtgtggaagggaggggggggggggaaggggggtttgaGGGTGTCCACTGCGGTCTAAGATTGACTCACCTGTTTTTTGCtgcatttttttaatttatttagccGTGTTTTgtggatgtatgtatgtgtgtatggggTCATAACTTTCCCTTACCACATGAGGTATATGGGAAAGGCACGGaggttgcgggggggggggggggggggatggaggtggGTAACTCTCATTTTCTTTCTCTCCGTGTTCGAAAGATTACACTTTTTCTCATCATTTTTTGTTTCAGCTttcttatatatattatgtttgttAATAACGAACAACATATCCGAATAATTGTACTCTTTATCATGTACTGTGCTGTCAGTGTCGCGAGCAACCAGAAGTACATACGGTGTGGGCGGAACGTGTTATTCCGTTGAGATTACATGTCAGTCAGTCATTAAATTAGAAGCCAATAATGATGACAGCACATGTCGACCCGTTATGAAGAATTTATATATAATCAAATTGATTTTCTACTAACCATCATAGTTATCGAAGTGATAGGCCTAGTGTCTTCTTATTTCTACACTAAAGACTCACAAAACTCATCACTAAAACATAACTAATCTGGTAAAAGATTGTTCTCTATATTTCCCTCTCCGTACAAAAGGCAGTGGTTTAGCCTAACCAGAAGGGTCAGAGCCCAGactacccacctaacctaacccaaccaaacctaacctcaccttacTTATTAGAGCCAATAATCATTAGCCCACGAAGCGCCAGTTTTGCAGTGTTTTTAATTTACCTAAAATAAAAATCGCTATCTTTTTACGTCGGAACCAATTGCGTTAAATATATAGTGCGTCCAGTAAAAGGAGAGGTTGGTAATAAAAGAGTAGGTATTTATCAACTAAAAATATCGTAATTAGCTTACATCAGAAGAATTTAAAATAGGAAAGCTTACACCTGTACCACGTAATGATAATCAGAAAAACAGATTTGCAGAATATAATCATTCGATAGTAGCGAGAGACACAAAAGATTAAACCCCCCTAAAAAAGAAGGACTCACTCGGAGTCACGAAATATATTACTTTATATCTGCAGTTTCTGAAGGCTATAAAGGCGACTCGTCCTAATGGGGTGTAAGTAAGCAAAAACGACCTCTAATGGACTGCTATAAGTAAAAGAGCAATTTTCCAGCCGACCATGACATGTTAAACCTTAGAAGAGAAGGCTGGAAGGAGACGAAATTTAtttgtctttttctctctcttcttatTTGGGTTTTATCTCTGGATTTATTGGAGGCGTTATCTCTTTCTTTTGGAGATGTTACAGGGAAAGGAGAGGGGGCGGTAGATTGGGGGAGAATGAGGAGGGGGGATTTTGCCTAGATGACGCTTCCAATGTTTATAGATTTAGGGATGGTGGAAAGAGGGAACAGTTAGATGGTAAGTGGACGATTACTTGACGAATTTTGATACAGCGAACATGCTCGCGCCAAGAAACTATAATGCAGTTTGTCTCACCTGATGCAGCCGTTCtcttagcagtatataggtacctgggagtgacACTGTGAGGGCTTGTTTGCTGCTTACAACATTAGTTTCTTTGATCAGTCTGTTGCCACAGAGGTCTGGTCATATGTCTGACTACTAGACCTCACGAGGCTcgggcaccagttgattgacagttgagaggcgagaccaaagagttgAAGCTCAACCTCCCGCAAAAACAATTAGATaagtgcacacacacaaacagacacaTTTAAATATTTATGCATTTTGTTATGTGAAAAGGAATATCTTCAATTTTGGAAATTGATTATACAATTCAGGAAAATATTTGCATAAAATTTTAGCAAACAGTTAAAATCATGATTTTTAATGTATATTTTTGTTGCTTCGTTGCTGGTGAGGAAATTTTggttatttaaatatttatataaataacccGGGACTGTATTAGGGAGAAATGGGAGAGACGCCGGTAATACCATTCCACGTTTTGGGATAGATCTATTGTTTTCCCTTTTTGTTCCAAGTGAGAGATGCATAACTCTCTCCATCTTCCTtaccctcttcctctctcaccctcccacctccctatTCCAGCTATCCGTCTACCTCCCGCTCTTCTTCTCCACACCCCTTGATTCCTTCTTATTCATCTCAATATTCATCCTTCTAATTTCTTCTTATTCTTCTTCTCTACCTCTTCATCCTTCTCCTTTTCCTGCTTTTCTTCCATGTTCTCATTATACTCCACCTCCTCTTGATCCTGATTCTTCTAATCTTCCTACTCCTCCTTCGAGTCCTCCTTCTGCtgccactgctgctgctcctcatcctccttttcctcctcctcctcctcctcctcctcctcctccttccattgGCAATATACAACAGAATACGAATCGACAGACTAAATATACGAGGCCACAAATCTGATGCAGCAAGAACATCGATTCCCTCCGAGAGATGGATTTCTTTACACGTTGATTTAGGGGCAGGATCGATGAATGTAGTGACGACCCTCTCCTCCTTCTGcctacttctcctcctcctcatacATCTTCTCCTTTCCGTGTCCTTTCTCCTTCCCTTACTCTTCCTTTTGGGCCCAAGctacttcaatatatatatataaatatcaaaGTTTCAAGACTAGTGGGTTTTATTAAATATTGAATGATTACATTATAACGCCGGTACCATATGATTGAAAACAAATGGATCCAGGTTCCAGAAATTGACGAAATGCAATGATTCTGAAGTAGAACAGCCGTGCAAGGTTTCAAGGTAAAACGATCCTATAATGTAATGAGTTTCAAGTTACGCTGGTAGCATGACAATGGTGTTCAGGTGGAGTAATGCCATATTGCCCTGGATGTCAAGCATACTTTTCCACTATTACGATACGGTGTCGAAGtgcttatatataaatatatatatgtaaattgtaGCACGGTGTCAACATGATCCTCAGGTGCTGAGATGGGATATGCTGCATGGTGTGTCATATTGTAATAGTGTGTCAAGTTGCCGTCGTTCTATAATGCAATATATTTGCACAGTGTGATGGTGTTATAGCACCATATTGTGACAGTGTCATTAAATTGGGGCGTCACGCTGTCAGAGTGTGACAGTGTAACTGAAGAAGAAACTGGTATGTTATGGGATATATCATTTGCCATTCATCCTAGATGCATTGACGCATTGTCAAGCATTTTGGTACATGTATGCTCCACCATAATTAAATTATAGCTTTCGCTAACATTATACCATGCTTGATAAATGTAATAGCTTCAGGAGACTGAGAAAAGAGACTGAAAAGAGAATGGACTGAAAGACAGAGTCAAAGTAAGTAAACGGACAGACAACGAAGGTATAACTCTGTCTCTATTTATCTCTCACAGTCTACTGAAGCTACTATCTCTTTCAGGGTATTCATTACCCTGTGCTTGGGCTGCCTCCAGCAACAGGTAGATGCTCCTCTCAGCAGTCAGTTGTGTGCGCCAGAGATGAGGTCCCTGACGCCACTTCACGTTATTACGATACTGTAATGAACTGGGGGACCAAGTCCTCCAGCGATCTCTTCATCCCCGTCCACCTCCACATATTGCCTGTAGCCGTCACTCTGGTGTCATCTTCCGCTGTGTTCAGTGTGTGTTCGGGGGGatgtgtatgtggggggggggatgtgtgtgtggggagggatatgtgtgtgtgtgtgtatgtgtgtgtgtgtgtgtgtgtcacagagagaaatatatatagcaGATACGATAGAGAAAAAAAGGCCGGGAATTAGTAGTGTGACACGCAATGGTCAGAAAGGTGGGGTCaaagagctaagagctcgatccTGTAGGCGCAAATGGTAAAcaccacgcacgcgcgcgcgcgcgtgtcgtGCAATCTTGTCTCGATTATTTTATCGATTACTTTTTTTCAAGTGAAAGGCaatattattgatggttatggTATGTGGTTTATCAGCCCGCcatacacacattcacacacacaaaacacttgtCCCTCAGTAATAACTGAAGAGGTTCATTAAAGCCTAATTCGTAATTGTCATACGCGAGGATTGGGCTGTTAGAGATTGTTTACATTTGATATTTAGTGGTTTACGCCCGAAATGTAAGTGGGTCTCGCACTGCGTTGATATACACAGCTACATACAAACCCAGGATGAGGGAcacaaggatatatatatatatattttttgagagGTATACTCCTCGTATCGGTCGGTACATATACATTGAGGTTGATGCGCCTTAAgccccccaaccccatcctccagGATGGGGTTTAATTTAGATGCGTATATGCATGCACCTGTCAGGGTTTTGATGTACTGAATCTATGCTTCGATGATGACAGCAGCAAGCTGCCGCCAACGAAGACGAACATTGAAAATAGTGATTGAATAGAAGATGACATTGAAGACGACATAGAGACAAGATAAGACGTCACAGCGACACTATAAGACGACACAGAGACAATAGAAGACGACATTGAAGACAGCTTACTCATATGAGGCAGCTGACTTATAGCAGGCAGTTGACTCAGGAGGATGTTGACTCATAAGAGGTAGGTTGAGTTATAGTTATACATTGAGAGAGAAGCTGATATTTGTTTATATATGAGTTCTTTCtatctgtgcctgcaggatcgagctgttagctcttggatcccgccttttcaaCCATTGGTTGTCTAATGAGCTGACTCCTTACCTAACTTTCTCTAGTCTTAAACATATATTTCCCTTACTTTCACACACCCACCTTCCCAAGATGCAGCTCACAGcagctaactcctaggtacccatttactacttggtgaacagggcatcagttgtgtgtgtatgtatgtgtgtgtgtgggtgttgatgcATGGTCCGAGAGGCATATTCGCCTTCCCGTCTCACAGTCCGTTGATGTCCCCCTCCAACCTATCTGTCCCTGAGAGTAGCGTGGATAGATCGCTGGCATAGGGATGAAGGGCAGCGTAGATGGGATACTCTTCTATGCGTAATAAAGGCCTTTTTGAAATATAGAAAACGATGGTGTTCTGGCGTAGTGGACGCGAATAGAAACTGGGAAAAGCGATTTGTGTGGTAGACTTGGGCGGGCCTTCTTGTggtgaattcacctagttgtattcacctagttgtgtttgcggggattgagctctggctctttggtcccgcctctcaacgttcaattaattggtgtacagcttcccgagcctactgggctctatcatacctacatttgaaaccgtgcatagagtctgcctccaccacatcattgcctgatgcattccatctgttaactactctgacactgaaaaaaaatctttctaacgtccctgtggctcatttgggtactcagtttccacctgtgcgctGTTaatttgtgtgtattcacctatttgtgttaacctagttgtatttacctagttgttcttgcgggaattgagctctgctctttcggcacgcctctcaacagtcaatcaatcaactgttactaactactaattaactATCCCCcctcccgacacacacacacccaggaagcagctcgtaacagctgtcgaactctcaggtacctatttattgataggtaacaggcacatcagggtgaaggaaactctgcccatttgtctctgtcgGCGCTGGGAGTCGAACCTGGGCCACAGGATAACAAGTCCTGCGTGCAGTCcattcagctaccagacccccagtgtgtgcgcgtgtgtgtgtgtgtgtactcacctaattgcctaattgtgtgtgtgtactcacctaattgtactcacctaattgtgcttgcgggggttgagctctggctctttggtcccgcctctcaaccgtcaatcaactggtgtacagattcctgagcctattgggctctatcatatctacatttgaaactgtgaatggagtcagcctccaccacatcacttcctaatgcattccatttgctaactactctgacactgaaaaagttctttctaacgtctctgtggctcatttgggtactcagcttccacctgtgtccccttgttcgcgtcccaccagtgttgaaaagttcgtccttgtttacccggtcgattcccctgaggattttgtaggttgtgatcatgtccccccttactcttctgtcttccagtgtcgtgaggtgcatttcccgcagcctttcctcataactcatgcctcttagttctgggactagtctagtagcatacctttggactgtgtgtgtgtgtgtgtgtgtgtgtgtgtgtgtgtgtgtgtgtgtgtgtgtgtgtgtgtgtgtgtgtgtgtgtgtgtgtgtgtgtgtgtgtgtgtgtgcgtgtatgtgtgtatatgtgtgtgcgcgCATATGCGAGCGCCCTGTGTGCATTTTCCTGACACCCTGTAAGTATATTTATACACTAgtatgcgcgcacacacacacacacacatatatatatatatatatatatatatatatatatatatatatatatatatatatatgtcgtacctagtagccagaactcacttctcagcctactattcaaggcccgatttgcctaataagccaagttttcctgaattaatatatttactataatttttttcttatgaaatgataaagcaacccttttctctacgtatgaggtcaatttttttttattggagttaaaattaacgtagatatatgaccgaacctaaccaaccctacctaacgtaacctaacctatatttataggtaaggttaggttaggtagccaaaaaaagctaggttaggttaggttaggtaggttaggtagacgaaaaaacattaattcatgaaaacttggcttattaggcaaatcgggccttgaatagtaggctgagaagtgcgttctggctattaggtacgacatatatatatatatatatatatatatatatatatatatatatatgtgtgtgtgtgtgtgtgtgtgtgtgcctactTATCCGATTAGTCATTAAATGGACCGGAATATATGATTATTTAAACATCTGTATAATAAGTTGGGGAAAGGGGATCTCAGATCAAAGGACTGACCACTTGGTAAATGAAATGTCAAACATGGTTGAATGACTGGCTAGAAATTGAATCAGGTCAAATTAGTAAAAGCGTTTCTGATTATTCCTTAATGGTATCGTCTTACTGGTCCTTAATGATATTATATCTGATTCGTTTTGATTTTATTAGGTCTGATTGGTCCTTTGTATCATACAGCATAATTTTCAGTCGATAATTAAATCTGCAGTAAACTTGAGCATTTAACGTAAACAGTTTAAGACGAGAATTCCGACTGACGTACATGTGATGGTTCCACTGATGCCAGTGGAACCACAACCTCTTGAGAGATGTTCCTTGAGAGATTTTTAAAGCTAACCGTATTagtctccccactggtaatccttCAGACGCTATTGGCTAAGTGCTTCTGAAGTGGAGAGCGCCAAGCCTTCGGCCCCTGCGTCAGCAGGCAGGTGTGGGCTGAGGGCGGTAAATCAGAGGTTCCTCAGTGCCTAACAAAGACTGTATTCCTCGGGTGTCTGGTGTTTTTGTCCACGGCCACGATTTACAGGGTGGGATGGGCATTAATTTAGAACAGGATACTTCTGAATGCTTGTAATGGATGACTTTCAGCTCCCGAGCCTCCTGCTGATGCAAGTGGCACTGCTGTActaactgctgctggtgttgttaccctgctgTTGGGGTTGTAAAAACTGCTGCTGGGGTTATTGAAGCTACTGCTTGGGTTGTTAAAGCTACTGCTGGGGTTATTGAAGCTACTGCTGGGGTTGTTAAAGCTACTGCTGGGGTTATTGAAGCTACTGCTGGGGTTGTTAAAGCTACTGCTGGGGTTGTTAAAGCTACTGCTGGGATTGTTgaagctgctgctggtgttgttacaactgctgctgctggcgtCGGTGCAACAGCTAGTGGAATTGTTGTAACTGCTTGTGGTGTTTCAAAAACTTGTAGTATTTTAAAATTACTGATGGTGTTGAAGAaatctgctggtggtgctgcataTTTTCTATTGAAACTACGTATGTTCCTCCCTTTCATACAACCGCTTCTGATATCGCAATTCCACCTCCTTcagcaactgctgctgctgctgcctccaccACGCACTGCTTCCCCCCACAAACCATTATATAACCAGCTGGGGGGAAATATATCCAGCAAACGTCTTGACCAGAACTTTCCCGAGTGGATGCCATCCGAAGACAGATGCCGCTACATCCTGTTTGTGTAGCTCGTCAACAATATCATTTTACAGGTTACATTAACGTCCATAAATAGCTTAACCATTTTAATAAACCTTCATTAATATCCTTGCTGGCAGGACATAGCTAAAAAGTGGGAAGGACTTTGTgtagcaaacacaaaattgagaaGATAATTTTCGAGTGAACTCGTCCGCTTAAATGAACAATTTAATTCACCACCAATTACGTCAGAGGGATCAAACGTCCGTGTTTCTAAGTACGATTGTTTACAGCAGATTTCCGGAGATTCTAGATCCTCAAGGTTAGGGCAACGTTGCATACTTAACGATCTCGTTGATAATTGGCTAGCCACAGTGGTGGTAAAACTATCTTGATGTTGAAGTATTAAAAGAAAATTATCTTCCTGTTCTCTTAAGAATCTTCATgccctatttttttttaaatttcttgtATCAATATTTACGAGCGGTTTGCACTTGGGAGGAGAAATTAAGGACACACTCTCGAAGGCTTTGAAGTGTCTTAGGAGCGGCAGAGGACGACTCTGAAGCTGCCTGTATCGGTGAGCCTTGAGTGCTCTGACAGGCTCTTCACTTTGACTTATGTTCTCAAAATTTTCTCAGATCGTAACCAGGCTTCTACAGTAGAACCAAACCAAGGAAActaaaggtttttatttcagaccAGAGAGGATTTATGGCCCATTACTTCACTCCATCCATTTCCCTACACAGATTTGGCCAACGACAGTGGGCGTGGGGGAgggggtctgttgtggtggtgtggtggttgtggtggtagaagCAGGGGGTAGCACCATAACCTCAGTTGGTTGTGGTGCTTGTAAGGATGTTGGCGACGGTAGTGGTGCTTGTGGTTGTTGAGGTCGTGTTTACCTAGCAATGTTATCTACAATAAAAGTGGTTACGGTTTGGTAATGCCTATCTTTTTATGCCCCGCCTCTTAGACCTGTTGCATTGTATTTTAACTTTCCTGCTATTTCAATTATTGCATTTAGGTATTGGCAGAGGTGGCTTCCTCGACTTCTTTCAGCACATTTCACTTGTTGACTGCCTGTACAAGGAGCAACTGTAGAGGAGGTCATTTTATTTCTTGATCTCATTTGCGATTCCTGCTTCTATTAATGCTCTCTTGTCCTACTTTTATTTTCATTG
This DNA window, taken from Procambarus clarkii isolate CNS0578487 chromosome 7, FALCON_Pclarkii_2.0, whole genome shotgun sequence, encodes the following:
- the LOC138357525 gene encoding zinc finger CCHC domain-containing protein 10-like, giving the protein MYMIIKNKRNRWNSVSNTNTIIKKKKKKKKKKKKKKKKHLMHIKRPRKKKYCCTDASSSSCNNTSSSFNNPSSSFNNPSSSFNNPSSSFNNPSSSFNNPSSSFNNPSSSFNNPSSSFNNPSSSFYNPNSREEEEEEEEEEEKEDEEQQQWQQKEDSKEE